Proteins from a genomic interval of Procambarus clarkii isolate CNS0578487 chromosome 45, FALCON_Pclarkii_2.0, whole genome shotgun sequence:
- the Polr1D gene encoding DNA-directed RNA polymerases I and III subunit RPAC2 isoform X1, with the protein MRENDNVRQEPQDTNRPQQLAFVHASRTYLAAVQSKEYIYRIYKRVSGIYYIKKKELTMPVGADGFRLPNINEKGSEKKLDWLTGPGQNEHCRTFVITGEDHTLGNALKHFIIQNSAVEFCGYTVPHPMERKIHVRIQTKGTPAEQVLRQALSELKEQNEAIKKMIQDEIKRYLETHPQADTDEDDTP; encoded by the exons ATGAGAGAGAACGACAATGTGAGGCAGGAGCCGCAGGACACCAACCGACCACAACAACTCGCATTCGTTCATGCTTCTCGCACTTACCTCGCTGCTGTCCAGAGCAAAGAATATATTTACCGTATATACAAGCGGGTGAGTGGAATTTACTATATCAAGAAAAAGGAATTGACCATGCCGGTGGGAGCTGATGGATTCCGTCTTCCAAATATTAACGAGAAAGGTTCCGAAAAGAAATTAGATTGG TTAACTGGCCCTGGACAGAATGAACATTGCCGCACTTTTGTCATTACTGGGGAAGACCACACTTTAGGAAATGCACTTAAGCATTTTATTATACAGAA TTCTGCTGTAGAATTCTGTGGCTATACCGTTCCTCATCCAATGGAACGGAAAATACACGTGCGTATTCAAACGAAGGGTACTCCAGCTGAGCAAGTCCTTCGTCAAGCTTTAAGTGAACTCAAGGAACAGAATGAAGCTATCAAAAAAATGATCCAG GACGAAATCAAAAGATACCTGGAAACCCATCCGCAAGCAGACACAGATGAAGATGACACCCCATGA
- the Polr1D gene encoding DNA-directed RNA polymerases I and III subunit RPAC2 isoform X2, translating to MRENDNVRQEPQDTNRPQQLAFVHASRTYLAAVQSKEYIYRIYKRLTGPGQNEHCRTFVITGEDHTLGNALKHFIIQNSAVEFCGYTVPHPMERKIHVRIQTKGTPAEQVLRQALSELKEQNEAIKKMIQDEIKRYLETHPQADTDEDDTP from the exons ATGAGAGAGAACGACAATGTGAGGCAGGAGCCGCAGGACACCAACCGACCACAACAACTCGCATTCGTTCATGCTTCTCGCACTTACCTCGCTGCTGTCCAGAGCAAAGAATATATTTACCGTATATACAAGCGG TTAACTGGCCCTGGACAGAATGAACATTGCCGCACTTTTGTCATTACTGGGGAAGACCACACTTTAGGAAATGCACTTAAGCATTTTATTATACAGAA TTCTGCTGTAGAATTCTGTGGCTATACCGTTCCTCATCCAATGGAACGGAAAATACACGTGCGTATTCAAACGAAGGGTACTCCAGCTGAGCAAGTCCTTCGTCAAGCTTTAAGTGAACTCAAGGAACAGAATGAAGCTATCAAAAAAATGATCCAG GACGAAATCAAAAGATACCTGGAAACCCATCCGCAAGCAGACACAGATGAAGATGACACCCCATGA